The Polypterus senegalus isolate Bchr_013 unplaced genomic scaffold, ASM1683550v1 scaffold_5039, whole genome shotgun sequence genome contains a region encoding:
- the LOC120522541 gene encoding toll-like receptor 5 yields the protein MLRNIMWFPFLLFLGAMVEPIRMFPCTIDQHVAYCSFKSLTQIPDFPNDIIEIDLSVNNITEITEYSFPKLDSLTVLDIGDQQTKFLIVRQNAFRNIRNLQVLSLAGNVNLILSPDAFVGLLNVRYLNLLYNNLNESILEGEYLRDLVSLETLDLYGNHIQRLRPNSYFRRMTNFTILNLKLNQIAQICGDDLLHFRGKNFQLLSLDSNYVGKMESTPTFWEECGYPFQNVNFEILNLAGNGLDEELIRQFVSSLRGSYIQGLILNHNSVGRSFGFNNSRDPSGETFDGLSQIPIIALDLSNCFIFSLEPYVFKSLHELRVLQLSFNKINQIQRRAFEGLNNLQVLNLSNNLLGEIIPNDFYGLQSITTIDLSNNNIGGIILTTFNKMPFLRELNLRGNSIRKFEIVATIPSLQYFLLGDNKLDSSVQLTDVATDSIFVDLSENRLSDLDVFFKMMADGKKEFILLRHNRLSYCKGSSNIPENNSLIHLDLEDNILELVWQRGTCLHIFHKLGKLEKLRLNQNCLRSLPSDIFKGLISLTHLNLSSNFITYLPKGIFPETLKTLDLSINHLLSPSPDAVSFIRELYLGRNNYICDCSLKEFILWLQNSNSTQDKQELVCAFPENFINVPLTSLTTEGCEAEDVAFVMKVQLVLFVGTTVLISLMLIGSVTFTRFRGTCFRIYKTAFNRLLGSPGSEPGQRDHQYDAYICFSNEDFSFVEAAFLKQLDSQFSEKNTFRVCFEARDFLPGEDHISNIRNAIWASKKTICVVTREFLKDGWCIEAFNMAQSRQYDELKDVLIMILVGRIPQYQLKKFSPIRTFVQTRHYLLWPEDLQDMEWFHHRLACLILKQKTSKSKENVSEDVSLSAVKSDSAVP from the exons ATGTTAAG GAACATaatgtggtttccttttcttctgtttcttggaGCAATGGTGGAACCCATCAGGATGTTTCCATGCACAATTGACCAGCATGTTGCCTACTGTTCTTTTAAGTCTCTGACGCAGATTCCCGACTTTCCAAATGACATCATCGAGATCGACTTAAGTGTGAATAACATTACAGAGATAACGGAATATTCATTCCCTAAACTGGACAGTCTGACAGTCTTGGACATTGGAGATCAGCAGACAAAATTCCTGATAGTGCGACAAAACGCTTTCAGAAACATAAGAAATCTTCAAGTACTGAGTTTAGCAGGTAATGTTAATCTCATCCTTAGTCCAGATGCATTTGTGGGTTTACTTAATGTGAGGTATCTTAATTTACTGTACAATAACTTGAACGAATCCATATTGGAAGGTGAGTATCTGAGGGACCTGGTTTCACTTGAAACACTGGATCTTTATGGAAATCATATCCAGCGACTGAGACCCAATAGCTATTTTCGGAGAATGACAAATTTCACGATCCTGAATTTGAAGCTCAATCAAATCGCGCAGATCTGTGGGGATGACCTCTTGCACTTTCGAGGAAAGAATTTTCAACTCCTCAGTCTTGACTCAAATTATGTTGGCAAGATGGAGTCCACCCCAACTTTCTGGGAGGAGTGTGGGTATCCATTTCAGAATGTCAACTTTGAAATCTTGAATCTTGCAGGCAACGGTCTCGACGAGGAATTAATACGGCAATTTGTTTCATCCTTGAGAGGCTCATACATTCAGGGACTTATACTTAATCATAACAGCGTTGGAAGATCTTTTGGGTTTAACAACTCTCGAGACCCTAGTGGGGAAACGTTTGATGGACTGTCACAGATTCCTATTATTGCTTTGGATCTgtcaaattgttttattttttctctggaGCCATACGTTTTTAAATCCCTTCACGAGCTGAGGGTTCTTCAGTTATCGTTTAACAAAATCAATCAGATCCAGCGCAGAGCCTTTGAAGGTCTTAACAATTTGCAGGTGCTCAACCTGTCCAATAATCTGCTGGGTGAAATTATACCAAACGACTTCTATGGTCTTCAAAGTATCACCACGATAGACCTGTCAAACAATAACATTGGTGGGATTATACTGACCACTTTTAATAAGATGCCATTTCTGAGAGAATTAAACCTTCGAGGGAATTCTATCCGTAAGTTTGAAATTGTTGCAACTATTCCCAGCCTACAGTATTTTCTGTTAGGAGATAACAAGTTGGACTCCTCGGTTCAGTTAACAGACGTTGCTACGGATTCCATATTTGTTGATTTATCAGAGAACAGGTTAAGCGATCTTGatgtcttttttaaaatgatggcCGATGGTAAAAAGGAGTTCATTTTGCTAAGACACAACCGCCTTTCATATTGCAAGGGCTCCAGCAACATTCCAGAGAATAACAGCTTAATACATTTGGACCTTGAGGACAACATCTTGGAGTTGGTGTGGCAGAGAGGAACGTGTTTGCATATCTTCCATAAACTTGGGAAACTGGAAAAGCTCCGACTCAACCAGAACTGCCTTCGGTCTCTCCCGTCAGACATCTTTAAAGGTCTCATTTCCTTGACTCACTTAAATCTCTCGTCAAACTTTATTACCTATCTGCCAAAAGGAATTTTCCCCGAGACTCTGAAAACCCTGGATTTATCAATCAACCACCTTCTGTCGCCCAGTCCTGATGCCGTCAGCTTCATCAGAGAACTCTACCTTGGGAGGAATAATTACATCTGCGACTGCAGCCTGAAGGAGTTCATCCTCTGGCTTCAAAACAGCAACTCTACACAAGACAAGCAAGAATTAGTCTGTGCCTTTCCAGAAAATTTTATCAATGTTCCGCTTACTTCTCTTACTACAGAAGGGTGTGAGGCTGAAGATGTGGCATTTGTGATGAAAGTCCAGCTTGTGCTTTTTGTAGGGACGACCGTCTTAATTTCGCTGATGCTAATTGGGAGTGTGACTTTTACTCGCTTCCGAGGTACATGCTTTAGGATTTACAAGACTGCATTTAACCGTTTGCTGGGATCTCCAGGTTCTGAACCAGGCCAAAGAGATCATCAGTACGATGCTTACATTTGTTTTAGCAACGAGGACTTCTCATTTGTGGAAGCGGCTTTCCTTAAACAGCTCGACTCACAGTTTTCCGAAAAGAATACGTTCAGAGTTTGCTTTGAGGCCCGGGATTTTCTTCCAGGGGAAGATCACATCTCAAATATACGCAACGCAATCTGGGCCAGCAAGAAAACCATTTGCGTGGTGACCAGAGAGTTCCTAAAGGACGGATGGTGTATTGAAGCTTTTAACATGGCGCAAAGTCGACAGTACGACGAACTCAAGGATGTTCTCATCATGATTTTAGTTGGAAGAATACCGCAGTACCAGCTCAAGAAATTTAGTCCAATCAGAACCTTTGTACAAACCAGGCACTACCTGCTATGGCCTGAAGACCTACAAGACATGGAATGGTTTCATCACAGACTAGCATGTTTAATTCTTAAACAGAAAAcatcaaaaagtaaagaaaacgtTTCAGAAGATGTCTCCCTCTCCGCAGTTAAGAGCGACAGCGCCGTTCCTTAA